The genomic interval CAGTTAAAATATCCCATAAAAGATGCACGAGAGGACTTCAAAGAGACGTGCACGACCTCACATGGACTTAAAACCACGCAAAATGACCACGAAGACGAgcttaaccctcaggcatcagtttaatttaagaccctcttaagtcattaaggacaaaaatgtccatgccaaaaaactgctataaaaatagaatggattgatatttttttctacttttttctgcataaatctcttaaacaacttcagacctgctcaaaactatcaaatattcaatcagttttaggaatttaaccctttaaatgccagtttgattacttgatgttattgttgttatttaagaaaaaaaacacaaaaagttattttccataaaacaaatatttgctggctgggggatttttttaaaatcagtcttggatatgtcaaagattatccaaaatattgactttgatgcattgttagtttttgtgtagcatcagatttaaaccctttaaccctttaaatgccagtttgattacatgattctggcatttaaagggttaaattcctaaatatgattgaatgtttgatagttttgagcagggctggagttgtttaagagatgtatgccaaaaaaagtagaaaaaaatatcaatctgttctatttttatatcagttttttgtaagtggacatttttgtccttagtgacttctgagggtagtaaacatgtttctcagtgttctattgatctattaaaaaaaataaaatgtgcattccaaaaaATGTCGAGAGAGAgtctttcttacaaaaatgtgtgccatatgcactaacagacaaaatgatgaccagatgaagaggaaacatttgaccaaatggacaaagaTGTCCATgatgatgcatgagggttaaagaTGATAGACGGTGACAgaataacaacacaaagacacaaaactaTAAAAGATGAAACAGCTGAAACTGTCGTGCCGTTTGACGCCATTTTGTGTCAGGAGTTTGGTTCAGATGTAGGCGAGGGTTAAGGGGGGACTTCACGTCTGTGCCCgaggtttttctgtttttatatccGTCACTGCGTCGAGCTTATTGAAGGTTAAAACCCAAAACTTTGCCCGAGTGCGACAGGAAACGTTCTGCGACTGGAGAAACACCAACAGAGTGTTCGCTCTCAGTTTGTTGGGCGAGTTGCCCGTGTCACGTTTTGGACATTTGGGGGTAAATGGCCTTGATGGTGGAGGGGGTGAAGTTCCCCGAGGACACCGTGGTCTCCAGCCCCTCCAGTCTGTGCGAGGGGGCGTCCATCTTACTCGTGCTGCACTCGAGGAAGGGCATCCCGATCTTCTTCACCTGGCCGTCTTTGGTGAGCAGGCAGCGCCGGCACAGCAGCCGGAGGATCGCCCGCCTCATGTCCTTGCTGGTCAGCGTGTAGATGATCGGGTTCAGGAGGGAGTTCAGCATGGCCACGCCCAGGACGTAGTCGGCCTTGAAGAGCACGGCGCAGCTCTTGGCTGGGCAGCAGAAGTCCAGCAGCAGGAAGACGAAGAGCGGCAGCCAGCAGGCGATGAAGACGCCCAGGACGATGGTGACCGTCTTCAGCAGCGCCATGTACTTCTGCGACTTCCTGTAGAGGCCCTTGCGCTGGGGGACCGAGGCGAGGCGCTGCGTGTTGGACTTGACGATGCGGAAGATGCGCACGTAGAGCACCACGATGGACATGAGGATGGCGCTGAAGACGGTGATGCAGAAGAGGACGTAGCTCTTGGCGTAGAGCGGGAGGACGGTGGAGCAGCGGTCCAGCTGGCCGATGCAGTTCCAGCCCAGGACCGGGAGGATCCCGAGGAGCACCGACAGAACCCAGCTCGCCCCGATCAGAGCGAACATCCGGCCCTGTTTGTCCCCCTGGTACGGCTTCATCCTCACCATGGTGACGTGGCGCTCGATGGCGATGGCGAGCAGGCTGATGACGGACGCCGCCAGCATGATGAACACGCCCCCCTCCCTGAGGAACCACATCACCGGGGTCATGTTTAAGGTGTTGGCGCCCGACATGATGATGTTGACCATGTAGGTGAAACCCGCCAGCAGGTCGGACAAAGTCAGATTTCCCAGCAGGTAGTACATCGGCAAATGGAACTTCTTGTTCTTCCAGATCGCCACGAGCACCACGGCGTTCTCGAGGACTATGAGGAGGCAGACGAGCAGGAAGACGATGCCCTCCGGGGTGAGCCCGTCTTTGTATTTGTTCTCCTTCAGCTTGCCCGTGTAGTTGTAGTGCTCGATGATGACCGCGTTGCTCTGGTACGCGCGGAACATCCGGAGCAGGTTTCCTGTGGAGGGAGGCAGCGGGACGGCGGACGGAGCCATGGCAGCGTAGGCGGCTTGTAAAGACtctgtggacatttttttttaatttagtgcTTCCAGAAAAAAGttacttcttccttttttttaaatcacctttGAAATGAATTAGATCCACAGAGAAGGCGTCATTTAGTCCTCTGACGATGCATCTTAGTCTtaaaaactttaacaaaaataaaagacaaaatgttccTTCTGCTGCTGTGAAGAAGCTTCCTGTGATTATTGTCTTCCAAAAATCACATCTGTTCAATCCCCTGcttgaccactagagggcgatGAGCGCGAACCTTCAACGAAACAGAGGAGAAACAAGTTAATGTGGAAAACTGGAGGATTTAATAGAGGAAGTCTAGTGTTTaatcaataaacatttttaaatccatcaAGATGCAAACACATAATATCGAATATATCTACATGAGAGATGAGAGTGAAGCCTCCAGAGTCAAACATATGAGCGTTTCAAGAATTAGACATTAAAGAGGGttaataagaaataaaatacaaagtttAAACCGGGATTCAATCTGAACATTTGTTGCGTTTTATTCCATCttataaatattcaaacacgtgttttaaaacattataaaaatGGTGTTAAACTGCTAAAACGAACACGCAAAATATTTGATAAATGCATTTCCTAAAGGCTTCTTCTTCATGCTTATATTCTGTGTTATATCAACTGCAACGCCGAAATgtccaaacagaaataaatgaaatattccTGATTGTGTTTATCATTTTTACGCATTTCTGTGCGTATTTACGCACGGCTTTAAAAGTGCAAACCGGCTCATTTAACTCACGCAGACGTCTCCTTtgatcatgtttctgtgtgatttCTTTACGATTCATCTAGTCGcatgcagtaaaaaataatcagaagGAATATGAACagaataaagtcaaacattggAGTTAAAAGTGGCGCTGCATCCATTAAAGTTACGATAAATGTTGGGGTTTTTTTAACGGAGaggcaaacacacatttcacgCACCTGCACGAaccacatttgtttaaaaaaaagtaacattgtAAAGTTTCCCCCACGCACCTGTAAACACGTAAATATCCAGTGAGTCTTTGAGCAGAGGTGGAGAGGACTCGGACTCGGTGGGTCTCTGCACCACAGCGACATGAGAGTGTGAAGTGAGAACGGAGCGGGGCAGGACTCAACACGCAGCAGTGGGTTGGGTTTGCCCTTCAacgattccccccccccccccccccccccctccctccctccttcgtCTGACCCCTCGAGTTAGTTTCTGATTTGCCCTCAGGAGGATTAGAGCTCGATGACAGATAATGCTCGCGTGTTTGTCCTTCAAACAGGAAGAAAGTGAGATTTGAGCTCTATCAGTTTGCCCTGAGGTGCACACTTGTCTATTATTCCTCCTCATCCGTTTGTGTATTTAATATGCTTTGAAAGTTGTAATTACGTCCACATGTTGCTCTTCAGGTTTGTCAGATTACGTGGGAACCTCTAGCTCCCTCCCAGAGTcaaggaaaagagaaacatcacactgaaatctttaaaaaaccaCAGGTTAATTTGTCAGTGGAAAAATAGTAATTTGTGAGAGTGGAGCAGCTGGGTCTGTTTTGCACTCCAGAAATcccacatttcagaaaataactCCCCAAAGATCTGCTTCATCTGTAATTATCTTTGAGCCCACACATCAAAAACTCCCTTTTTGGGGTGCAAACATGCCATTTAAACATCCCTCTTTTACCCCTCAGATAGCATCTGTTGCAACATCAAAATACCCTGAATAATCATTTGCTCATGTAAAAGTAAATCCAGattattaaatacattaaatattcTGTATTTCAACATTTGAAGAGCTTCACTTGACAGCATTTGTAATTATCTTCAAGCCCACACATTAAAAACGTCCTCTTTTTTGGGGCAACATGCTGTTTAAATTTCCCCTTTTCCCCTTAAATGACTTGTGTTGCAAAGTTTAAAAACTCTGAATAATTATTTGTTTGTGGTAATTATAAGAACTCATCAAAATGTTGCGCAAGACGACATATAAAAACTCTCCTCGAGTAATAAATTCAGAGTTTTAAGAGTGCAAATATTTggtatttcaacattttaaccGCTTGACTTTGCAGCAGAAGCTTCACTTGTAATTATCTCTGAGCTCTTACTTTTAAAAACCTTCATTTTCTTTACAGCAAATGCATCATCTAAAGTCCTGTTTCCTCTCTAAAGACAGACGTCAGGACTTTTAAATACTCTGAATAAAAGCGATAACTCTCAGTTGTCCTTCGTTTAAAACACTCAGAATTATTAATTGCAGCTCAGAATGTACGCCTTCTTTCCACTTTTAGGCGACATTTGTAGAATAAATATCACCGTCTTGTTTTCACTCGGTGCTGGCAGACCAAAGTGGAGAATTACGTAAGGGCGAGGGTGGAGGAGTGGAGGCAGGACTCGGCCTTCTCTAAACAGGAAGCTGCCTCATTGTGCCTCGAAAGGAGAGGGATATCCTCCATGAGGTCACTTGGTAGGAACTGACGTAGAGCTGTGACTCCACAGAGTGACGTCTCACCATCACTGAAGGCCACAAAATCAAAGGATTACTCATTTCCAAATCTGGAATAACGTAAGattttactgaatgtttttacaACTTTCAAACGAGACCGGTCGTTAAGATGgtggagcagtatgtaactctgccccctagtgtttaaaatgggtactgcagtctaaattctaaacattatagagagctgtctcccccccccccccccctctctagagtccatgctcactcaggtcaccatgtggtggactctgaagcttcagtgtttatccagctctgcatgggtctgtaaacctttctgtgttctaacctctctccatttttcaaaagcatctccaatattgatcctagtttgagcacgtttctgctcacGGGGGGGTTGACATGTCGTGGAaacggaagcttcagtgtttagcctgCTCTTGAAACCTTTCTCCAGAGGCAAGACTTGAAGCTAGTAGCGGAGTCCACCATAAGTGTGCAGGAGGAGGCCTGCAATTTATGATGGATTCACGCCTCTCCAAGCCGCCTGTCTTATGTTAAATAGTTgtatttttgctttgttttacaccGCAGTATGACCTCCCCAGCTTTATGATGACGTAGGAAAACGCCAGCCTTCTGAATACGGTGGGTTTTCCTTCTCCACATTAATATAATTGTTCCTTTATTTAGCTTCTCTCCACACCTGCTTGTTTTGTAAACTGTGCTTTTCCCCCTTTGAGTGATCTCCAGTCGGTGTCTGCCTGCTCGTAGATGACTCGTCTGTCTTATTCCTGCCTTTTACTCCGCTCTCCCTCGGGGCCCACCCAGCTGATAACCAGGCTGAAGTGCTCAGTCAGCCTGAGCAGCAGTTttcccccctctgtgactctgtgacaACCTCTCAGCGTGCCGCCTCTGATTAGTTAACACACAAAGCCGTGACAGCAGGACTGTCtgctctgtcttttcttttcttttctttttccccacAGTGGGGGATCTCCTCTGTGACGGGGTCTCCTCCTCAGGCCTGGAGCAAAACTTTCAGAACAGAACAGAGTGACCAGTGCAGACCCTCCCCGTTCCCGTCCCCATCGCCTCACTGCCTGAGGGTTAGGgaggggctggggggggggggggctctttgTATTCAGTTTGTTCTGTC from Labrus mixtus chromosome 20, fLabMix1.1, whole genome shotgun sequence carries:
- the s1pr5a gene encoding sphingosine 1-phosphate receptor 5a, with translation MSTESLQAAYAAMAPSAVPLPPSTGNLLRMFRAYQSNAVIIEHYNYTGKLKENKYKDGLTPEGIVFLLVCLLIVLENAVVLVAIWKNKKFHLPMYYLLGNLTLSDLLAGFTYMVNIIMSGANTLNMTPVMWFLREGGVFIMLAASVISLLAIAIERHVTMVRMKPYQGDKQGRMFALIGASWVLSVLLGILPVLGWNCIGQLDRCSTVLPLYAKSYVLFCITVFSAILMSIVVLYVRIFRIVKSNTQRLASVPQRKGLYRKSQKYMALLKTVTIVLGVFIACWLPLFVFLLLDFCCPAKSCAVLFKADYVLGVAMLNSLLNPIIYTLTSKDMRRAILRLLCRRCLLTKDGQVKKIGMPFLECSTSKMDAPSHRLEGLETTVSSGNFTPSTIKAIYPQMSKT